CACAGCCAGCCCAGAAGATGATTTTCCAACATTGCCGCTGCTCCACCAGAATACCAGATCTAATAAATTTGGTTTAAGAAACTCTAGGTGGGGTCTCTTCTAATCCTCTTTGTCAATTGGAGAAAGAAAGTCACAAATGTTGCAGGTAAATGTTGCAGGTAAATGTTACCTTTCTGCTTTGCTTTCCAATAATCCTAAAAGCACAGGAAGCAAGCTAGAAAATAGGTCCAATGTAATAACCTCCATCCTCTCAATGAGAACACCAACTACATCTGCCTGTACCTGCACAAgtaaaataagtttaaaaaaaaaaattgcagatACAAACAGTTAATACTTCTGCACTGCagcaacaaattcaaaattcctcaaaaaaaaaaaaaaaaactgacagAAAGGTCAGGCAGTCTCTTCACAGCATTTATAGCACCCTTAACATCATTCCTTTCCCAAAAGTGTCGCACCACCTGCACCAGGGAAATTACAGTTCTCTAGTGAGAAAGCTCAGACAAAGAAAAATTGTATTGAAGGGgcttaaatagaaaaaatacaAAGAGGACAATGATAGTATTAtgcaaaaagaagaaaatgaaaataaacagAATATAATCACTGATATATTAACCCTAGGATACGCTGCTTACAAAAAGATCTCATGACTCCAGCAAATAAAAAACCGCAAGCAACGAAATATTGAATTCGATTGGAGTTAGACATGAAGAATCTTTTTGAGAACTACCTGTAGCTTTGTCAGCCTGGACCGGAATGTACTCAATAGCACATCATGACTCTGCATAAGATTCTCGAGGACATTATTATCATCCAAAGTAGGCTCCATTCTCACATCAATTTTCTGGTCAACAACCTGCAACACGGTCCAATCATTAGactaatatataaaacaataataatgaAAGTGGAAAACTAGGTAGCATTCAGTAATACCAGTTTAGGCACAAAGTTTTTTACATAGCGAAACATACAACATAGAACAGTGTACGGCACTCAAACTAGAGGAAGACATTTCTAACTTGCTAGAAACTCATCTGATCTTAATCTATATAATAGTGTTCCACAGGAAAGGTGCAACTCAAGACAATTGCATCATTAATTTGGAGAAGACAAATTTTGGCACTTCATGAAAAGTTTAACTGAATAGACAATTGAGTCTCTTTAAGAAAGGAAGAAAACCAATTTTCTGAGTTTGTTCAATACCATTGGCCGGGCTACCCGAAACATAAACTCCGAGTTGGACAACTTTGGATTTTAAACAGCACAATGAAGGACAAGATAACATCTTCTAGTTTATACTTAATTCTGGCATGTAGTCTATCAGGGAGCAAGGGAGCAAACACGAGTAAAAGAACAAGTGTTTAGCAATAAAAAGTTACTCTGGAAAGTAAAGAACACAAATGATTTTGAGGTTATGAGTTGCTCAGTTAGTAATTGTAATCCTAGACAGAGTATAAAGAATCAGTGGCCAAAACTTCATACAGAATGAAGTGGTAAAATTCTGTTCCTCGTCCATTTTCAACTTATATTGTGTCTCTATCCACTAACAGTGTATTAAAAGGCTTAAATCTAGAACTTGCTTTAGAAACCAGAACAGCCACATCGTTCAAAGATCAGGTAAAAATCAACTGAAAAGGTACATAAGATCCGTGCAGAAGAGGACAGTTTTACCTGGGGGGAGGGAGTTTCCGCAGGCTCAAAAACAACGCCATGAGCCTTATCAGAGGTGCAATTGTCACCCACATCAATTTTTTCCTTTCCTTCAAACCTCTCAACCAAACTGCGAGTCCTTCCATGCACAACTGCCACTGCCAGTGGGATAGCACAAATGTAAGTAAAAGATTATGCTACTATCGTTTCTCAGTAGTAATAAGATTAAATAGCAACCTCCATTGACAACTTTAACGGAATTCGCCCCTTTGCTGGAATCAAGAGCCTGAGCACCTAAAGAAATTGAAACAAAATTGAGTTGAGGATTAGAACTGGCCTAAGTAGGAATAGAAGTACTTCACAACACACAACAATAATTGCTTGCTGGAGATGAAAGAACTATAAGCATGAAAGGAAAACCAACATCCTAACTTCGTTGATGCCAAGAGAGGACCGACTTTATATTACCATCAACAGATAACTATGTTAAGCAACATGGTTAGACTTTATATTACCATCAGCAGATAATTGTATTCAGAGTTCTGGTTTCATTCATCATACACACTATCATGAGAAGAATTCTTAAATCAGGATCAGTTTCTAACTGGAACCAAAATCCATAAATACAATTGAACAATATGGCAGAGAAGTAGGTACTTATGGCATTTCCTACTTTTGTAATCTGTGAACTCCCCACAAAGCAAGCGAACTGATTACTAGTAGGTTTTCTTCTTTGACTTTACCAgcacatagagagagagagagagagacttggGTCAAGATTCCCCGTAACACCAGATGCACATAAAGCAATACATATAGGTTTATGGGCTGTAATAATAGAATGATAACAGGCTTAAGGAGACATAGCTCGGAGCATATATACAGAGAGAATTAAGAACTGTACATACTTGATGTTGTGGCTGGCAATGAAGTTCTGTCAGGCTTTTCGACAACAGTATCTATATTTGATTGTTTCTCCTCAGAAGAGTCCTTAGCATTTGCATCAGCGAACAGCCTATTACGAAGGCTTGGATCCTTTCTACTAACAACAGGTTTTTTCACATTATCAGGGGGCAGAGATTCAAGGGACACTGACATTCTTTCCATATCTAACCTACTGCTTGACTGCCTCCGTGTGTGAGGTGGCTTAGAATTCATGCCACTGCTGGCCTTAGCCAAGGCAATGGATTCCCTTCTAGACCCAATCGAATCTTTTCCAGGGCCATCTCGTGGTACTATGCTTGGCATGATAATAGATCTATTAACAGATGGCACATTAACTTTTGCTTGCAAGCTAACTGCAGGACCACGCTTTCCAATAGTGCTAATTTCCTTGGATTCAGATGGAGGCAAAGTTGCTGGAGAACTGTGCTTCTGAATCCTAATGCTGCTGATTTCCTTGGAATCAGATGGAGGCGAACTTGATCTAGGATTCCGCTTCTGAACTCCAATAGTGCTGATTTGGCTGGAATCAGATGGAGGCGAACTTGATCTAGGATTCCGCTTCTGAACTCCAATAGTGCTGATTTGGCTGGAATCAGATGGAGGCGAACTTGATCTAGGATTCCGCTTCTGAACTCCAATAGTACTGGTTTGGCTGGAATCAGATGGAGGAGAACTTGATCTAGGATTCCGCTTCTGAACTCCAATAGTGCTGATTTGGCTGGAATCAGATGGCTGTACAACCTTAGGAACTTCAACTGGGTCAGTCGTCTTGGAACTGACAGAATTTACACCTGCAGCTTCAAAAGGGTCGAACATTGACTTTATTGCCAAGAAGTTAAGAGACAATTCTTGAAGGATGGAGAGAGCACACAAATACATAATAGAACTTACGGTCAACATAGATAGTTTTGATGTCCTTAGACTCACTATCTAGCTCTGTAGACTTAAGATTGGACTTTGACTTTACATGGCTTTCTTCCTTCTCCAAAGGACTTCCCTCACTCTCATGTTTCAGCTCAGAGTGGCCATGCTGCTCCGGAGCCAATCTTGTACCATAAGGCTCCATAAGCTGATGCACAAATGGCATTTTTTATTGTTATGGAAAGAAATATGGggttttaaaatacaaaaaggAGATTAAAGacaattaattaacaaaaataactGGAAAATACCGAAACATCTGCTATCCAAACTGCAACGGAGTTTTCATAATAAGCGCCGCCTAAAAGTTTCCCATCTTGAATGCATAGATCACCAAGTGTTGACCATCCCATATCAACTGAATCATGGCAAACTACAGGCTCCCACGAGTAAACCTGCAGTTGAAGATAAATACCATCTCAACAATTGTTTTTCTATAAACCAGCAAGCCAAGAAATGAATGCTTCAAAGCCAGACCTTTAAGCTATCATCAAGTCCACAAAAAAGGGTTCTACCATCAGGGTGAAAGGCAATAGATCTCACTCCTGCAGCCTGAGGGAAGACAAAAACAAACTTGACCATGCATGATATAGAACTAACAATTTTTTAGAACTATGATcagataaaaaataaacatatgaGAATATACATCAGAAACAAACTAGATTcaatttctttccattttttcttcctAATTTTGGACACTAAATACAGAAGAGTGAATGACGACAGAAGATTAATATCAACCAGATAATGCCCATGCTTACTGATTTTGAAATATGCAAAAACAGTACAAAACATGTATAATATTTTCTTCCTACATGATAAATTATAGTTAAGGTAGACAAGAAATTTCCAAACTTCAGTTCCACCAGCAATTTCACAAGTGTAAGGACTAAGGACAGAGTATTTACATGATGTGGGGTTCAGAAAGGTTTGCTTACTCACAGAAAATTCAAGAAGCAAACACAAGTCTGCTTTGAGCTTTACGCAGATTAATCACCCCAACTGAGAATGCTAGGTAATAAAGCCTACTAAAAGATGCACAACTGTATAGCACTTCAGTCACGAGACTTAAAACTACTTATTCAGTATATCCCAATACCTATGGTGTTTGGGGTCTGGGCACAAGAAGCTGGTCATTATTATAAATGTAATTTTCATCTTTCTCATTTCTGCTTTAACGTGAGAGGAAGAGGACAATGCTTACAGGCAGCTTTAAACATTCTTTAGTGTGAAAAAAATTCTGAGGACAAGTTCGACTACCTCACGCCTGGCAGATCCAATCATCTCAAATGTCTCCAGATCCCAGAATTTCACTGTTT
The genomic region above belongs to Salvia miltiorrhiza cultivar Shanhuang (shh) chromosome 5, IMPLAD_Smil_shh, whole genome shotgun sequence and contains:
- the LOC130985532 gene encoding katanin p80 WD40 repeat-containing subunit B1 homolog KTN80.4 isoform X2, whose amino-acid sequence is MAKRGYKLQEFVAHAGNVNCLSFGKKNCRVFITGGDDQKVNLWSVGKPTSLMSLCGHTSPVESAAFDSAEVLVVAGSSSGAIKLWDLEETKMVRTLTGHRSYCTAVEFHPFGEFFASGSMDTNLKIWDIRKKGCIHTYKGHTRGISTIRFTPDGRWVVSGGFDNVVKVWDLTAGKLLHDFKFHEGHIRTIEFHPLEFLLATGSADKTVKFWDLETFEMIGSARREAAGVRSIAFHPDGRTLFCGLDDSLKVYSWEPVVCHDSVDMGWSTLGDLCIQDGKLLGGAYYENSVAVWIADVSLMEPYGTRLAPEQHGHSELKHESEGSPLEKEESHVKSKSNLKSTELDSESKDIKTIYVDRVNSVSSKTTDPVEVPKVVQPSDSSQISTIGVQKRNPRSSSPPSDSSQTSTIGVQKRNPRSSSPPSDSSQISTIGVQKRNPRSSSPPSDSSQISTIGVQKRNPRSSSPPSDSKEISSIRIQKHSSPATLPPSESKEISTIGKRGPAVSLQAKVNVPSVNRSIIMPSIVPRDGPGKDSIGSRRESIALAKASSGMNSKPPHTRRQSSSRLDMERMSVSLESLPPDNVKKPVVSRKDPSLRNRLFADANAKDSSEEKQSNIDTVVEKPDRTSLPATTSSAQALDSSKGANSVKVVNGVAVVHGRTRSLVERFEGKEKIDVGDNCTSDKAHGVVFEPAETPSPQVVDQKIDVRMEPTLDDNNVLENLMQSHDVLLSTFRSRLTKLQVVRHFWERNDVKGAINAVKRLPDLSVQADVVGVLIERMEVITLDLFSSLLPVLLGLLESKAERHASLSLEVLLKLVAVFGTVVRTTVSAPRSVGVDLHAEERLECCRQCFAHLQNVQNILPELVKRGGGLARYAQQLNMVLQQT
- the LOC130985532 gene encoding katanin p80 WD40 repeat-containing subunit B1 homolog KTN80.4 isoform X1, producing MAKRGYKLQEFVAHAGNVNCLSFGKKNCRVFITGGDDQKVNLWSVGKPTSLMSLCGHTSPVESAAFDSAEVLVVAGSSSGAIKLWDLEETKMVRTLTGHRSYCTAVEFHPFGEFFASGSMDTNLKIWDIRKKGCIHTYKGHTRGISTIRFTPDGRWVVSGGFDNVVKVWDLTAGKLLHDFKFHEGHIRTIEFHPLEFLLATGSADKTVKFWDLETFEMIGSARREAAGVRSIAFHPDGRTLFCGLDDSLKVYSWEPVVCHDSVDMGWSTLGDLCIQDGKLLGGAYYENSVAVWIADVSLMEPYGTRLAPEQHGHSELKHESEGSPLEKEESHVKSKSNLKSTELDSESKDIKTIYVDPAGVNSVSSKTTDPVEVPKVVQPSDSSQISTIGVQKRNPRSSSPPSDSSQTSTIGVQKRNPRSSSPPSDSSQISTIGVQKRNPRSSSPPSDSSQISTIGVQKRNPRSSSPPSDSKEISSIRIQKHSSPATLPPSESKEISTIGKRGPAVSLQAKVNVPSVNRSIIMPSIVPRDGPGKDSIGSRRESIALAKASSGMNSKPPHTRRQSSSRLDMERMSVSLESLPPDNVKKPVVSRKDPSLRNRLFADANAKDSSEEKQSNIDTVVEKPDRTSLPATTSSAQALDSSKGANSVKVVNGVAVVHGRTRSLVERFEGKEKIDVGDNCTSDKAHGVVFEPAETPSPQVVDQKIDVRMEPTLDDNNVLENLMQSHDVLLSTFRSRLTKLQVVRHFWERNDVKGAINAVKRLPDLSVQADVVGVLIERMEVITLDLFSSLLPVLLGLLESKAERHASLSLEVLLKLVAVFGTVVRTTVSAPRSVGVDLHAEERLECCRQCFAHLQNVQNILPELVKRGGGLARYAQQLNMVLQQT